In the Paraburkholderia acidisoli genome, one interval contains:
- a CDS encoding phosphopantetheine-binding protein, translated as MDSLRLEIKRLLIEALDLEHLTPETIDDDAPLFDTDGVGLDSIDALEIGILLRQHYQLTIAADDENVRGHFRSINTLAALVAAHRNAGDTLEADAGKGN; from the coding sequence ATGGATTCTTTAAGACTGGAAATTAAGCGGCTCTTGATCGAGGCGCTCGATCTCGAACATCTCACGCCCGAGACGATCGACGACGACGCGCCGCTGTTCGATACCGACGGTGTGGGCCTCGACTCGATCGACGCGCTCGAGATCGGCATTTTGCTGCGTCAGCATTACCAGCTGACCATTGCCGCCGACGACGAGAACGTGCGCGGCCACTTTCGTTCGATCAATACGCTGGCGGCGCTCGTCGCGGCTCATCGCAACGCTGGCGACACGCTGGAAGCTGACGCAGGCAAGGGGAACTGA
- a CDS encoding HAL/PAL/TAL family ammonia-lyase: protein MAERDLSDVDAREVVIGGRRLSIEDVVAVARHGAAVRLSDDAAWRARIERGAAFLRRHLAAGATVYGVNTGYGDACVVDVPMALVEALPLQLTRYHGCGLGEYLDDAAALAVIAARLNSLAYGMSGVRLVLLERLADLVNHRVLPRIPAEGSVGASGDLTPLSYVAAALAGERDVQFRGAACTAREAWRALGREPLVLAPKEGLALMNGTAVMTGLACLAFARAAQLARLAARLTALATVALDGRAAHFDALIFEAKPHAGQGEAAAWIRADLAGRPDTPGHRLQDRYSIRCAPHVIGVLGDALAWMRRDIENELNSANDNPLIDPDGERVLHGGNFYGGHIAFAMDGLKTAVANLADLMDRQMALLVDDKFSNGLPRNLTGVRGERAAINHGFKAVQISSSAWTAEALKHTLPASVFSRSTEAHNQDKVSMGTIAARDCLRVLQLTEQVAAAHALACVQAARLRVRMTQTTVLPAPLASLMAEVAATSPFVDEDRALEAELRAMTARIAAGDFIGRHAGDGQ from the coding sequence ATGGCCGAACGTGATCTGAGCGATGTCGATGCGCGCGAGGTCGTGATCGGCGGCCGCCGCCTGAGTATCGAGGACGTGGTGGCCGTGGCGCGTCACGGCGCGGCCGTGCGTTTGAGCGACGACGCGGCGTGGCGCGCGCGCATCGAACGCGGCGCGGCGTTTTTGCGCCGTCATCTGGCGGCGGGCGCAACCGTGTACGGCGTCAACACCGGTTATGGCGACGCGTGCGTGGTGGATGTGCCGATGGCGCTCGTCGAAGCGTTGCCGTTGCAGCTCACGCGCTATCACGGCTGCGGTCTGGGCGAGTATCTCGACGATGCCGCGGCGCTCGCCGTGATCGCCGCGCGCCTGAATTCGCTCGCGTACGGCATGTCGGGTGTGCGGCTCGTGCTGCTGGAGCGGCTCGCCGACCTCGTCAACCATCGCGTGCTGCCGCGCATTCCGGCCGAGGGCTCGGTGGGCGCCAGCGGCGATCTCACGCCGCTTTCCTACGTCGCGGCGGCGCTCGCGGGCGAACGCGACGTGCAGTTTCGCGGCGCGGCCTGCACGGCGCGCGAGGCGTGGCGCGCACTCGGCCGCGAACCGCTCGTGCTCGCGCCCAAGGAAGGCCTCGCGCTCATGAACGGCACGGCGGTGATGACGGGGCTCGCGTGCCTCGCATTCGCCCGCGCGGCGCAGCTCGCGCGACTGGCCGCCCGCCTGACCGCGCTCGCCACCGTGGCGCTCGACGGCCGCGCCGCGCATTTCGACGCCTTGATCTTCGAAGCCAAGCCGCACGCCGGACAGGGCGAAGCCGCCGCGTGGATTCGCGCCGACCTCGCCGGGCGTCCGGACACGCCCGGCCACCGCTTGCAGGACCGCTATTCGATTCGCTGCGCGCCGCATGTGATCGGCGTGCTCGGCGACGCGCTCGCGTGGATGCGCCGCGATATCGAAAACGAGCTGAACAGCGCGAACGACAACCCGCTGATCGACCCCGACGGCGAGCGCGTGCTGCACGGCGGCAACTTCTATGGCGGCCATATCGCGTTTGCGATGGACGGCCTGAAGACCGCCGTCGCGAACCTCGCCGATCTGATGGACCGTCAGATGGCCTTGCTCGTCGACGATAAATTCAGCAACGGCCTGCCGCGCAATCTCACCGGCGTGCGTGGCGAGCGCGCGGCGATCAATCACGGTTTCAAGGCCGTGCAGATTTCGTCGTCGGCGTGGACGGCGGAGGCGCTCAAGCACACCCTGCCCGCCAGCGTATTCTCGCGCTCCACGGAGGCGCACAACCAGGACAAGGTGAGCATGGGGACGATCGCGGCGCGTGATTGCCTGCGCGTGCTGCAACTGACCGAGCAGGTCGCGGCGGCGCATGCGCTCGCGTGCGTGCAGGCCGCGCGTTTGCGCGTGCGAATGACGCAGACGACCGTGCTGCCCGCGCCGCTGGCGAGCCTGATGGCGGAGGTGGCCGCCACCTCGCCGTTCGTCGACGAAGACCGCGCGCTCGAAGCGGAGTTGCGCGCGATGACGGCCCGCATCGCCGCCGGCGATTTCATCGGGCGCCACGCGGGAGACGGGCAATGA
- a CDS encoding AMP-binding protein: MIALHALLVTPCDGGRPVCFDDHHVVDFATFRAHALGVAARMQGQPGRRVVLWSDDPYRFACGLFGLLAAGKVPLIPASAAPGTLAELRDISDAMLDDRLLAPRCAETSATRDATHSGLIDANAALTLFTSGSSGAPKAVPKTLAQFDAEVRTLEAAWGALASEAVVLASVPHHHIYGLLFRVFWPLAAGRAFDRATCVEPAQLQARIAGIAGIERRGASVVVSTPAQLSRWPDLPGFATLAPRPRAFFSSGGPLPGETAQRYAAALGAAPLEIYGSTETGGIAWRRQSEGDAWTPLPGVAVRAGEIADTVDTPEAPSAGGLEVRSPHLVHADWHRTDDQVEFDAQGRFRLRGRLDRVVKLDGKRISLGEMESRLLLHPGVAEVRTVPLGRERAGARERIGALVVLSAAGREALRRDGRVVLLKALRRHLANWFDAVVLPRHWRILRALPVDARGKVPAQAVARAFMAREEGFELLAEWDEANGRAFELRVPPALAHFAGHFPGLPILPGVVQVDWAMRLAGEWLPHARVLASVEQLKFLAPVPPGALLGLALTHDAARRRVTFAWRLGARDCASGVFVYREAA; encoded by the coding sequence ATGATCGCGCTGCACGCCTTGCTCGTGACGCCGTGCGATGGCGGCCGCCCGGTATGTTTCGACGATCACCACGTGGTCGATTTCGCGACCTTTCGCGCGCACGCGCTCGGCGTGGCCGCCCGCATGCAGGGGCAGCCGGGCCGGCGCGTCGTTTTGTGGAGCGACGATCCCTACCGGTTCGCCTGCGGTTTGTTCGGGCTGCTGGCGGCGGGCAAGGTGCCGCTGATTCCGGCTAGTGCCGCGCCGGGCACGCTCGCCGAATTGCGCGACATCAGCGACGCGATGCTGGACGACCGCCTGCTCGCGCCCCGGTGCGCCGAGACTTCGGCCACGCGCGACGCTACGCACTCCGGCCTCATCGACGCGAATGCCGCGCTCACGTTGTTCACCTCGGGCAGCAGCGGCGCGCCGAAAGCCGTGCCCAAGACGCTCGCGCAATTCGACGCCGAAGTGCGCACGCTCGAAGCCGCATGGGGCGCGCTGGCCAGCGAGGCCGTCGTGCTCGCGAGCGTGCCGCATCACCACATCTACGGCTTGCTGTTTCGCGTTTTCTGGCCGCTCGCGGCGGGGCGCGCATTCGACCGCGCCACCTGTGTCGAGCCCGCGCAGTTGCAGGCGCGCATCGCAGGTATTGCGGGTATCGAGCGGCGCGGCGCGAGCGTCGTGGTGTCGACGCCCGCGCAACTTTCCCGCTGGCCGGATCTTCCCGGCTTCGCCACGCTCGCGCCGCGCCCGCGCGCGTTCTTCTCCTCGGGCGGCCCGTTGCCGGGCGAGACGGCGCAGCGCTATGCGGCCGCGCTGGGCGCCGCGCCGCTCGAAATCTACGGCAGCACGGAAACAGGCGGCATTGCCTGGCGCCGCCAGAGCGAAGGGGACGCGTGGACGCCATTGCCCGGCGTCGCGGTGCGCGCGGGCGAGATTGCCGATACGGTCGATACGCCCGAAGCGCCCTCGGCAGGCGGGCTCGAAGTGCGTTCCCCGCACCTCGTTCACGCGGACTGGCATCGCACCGACGATCAAGTCGAATTCGACGCGCAAGGCCGCTTCCGCCTGCGTGGCCGGCTCGATCGCGTGGTCAAGCTCGACGGCAAACGCATCTCGCTCGGCGAGATGGAAAGCCGGCTGCTGCTGCATCCCGGCGTGGCCGAAGTGCGCACCGTGCCGCTCGGCCGCGAGCGCGCGGGCGCGCGCGAACGCATCGGCGCACTCGTGGTGTTGTCGGCAGCGGGCCGCGAAGCGTTGCGCCGCGACGGCCGCGTCGTGCTGCTGAAGGCGTTGCGCCGCCATCTCGCGAACTGGTTCGACGCGGTCGTGCTGCCGCGTCACTGGCGCATCCTGCGCGCGCTGCCCGTGGATGCGCGCGGCAAGGTGCCGGCGCAAGCGGTGGCGCGCGCTTTCATGGCGCGCGAAGAAGGCTTCGAATTGCTGGCCGAGTGGGACGAGGCGAACGGGCGCGCGTTCGAATTGCGGGTGCCGCCTGCGCTCGCGCATTTCGCGGGGCACTTTCCCGGTTTGCCGATCTTGCCCGGCGTGGTGCAGGTCGACTGGGCGATGCGTCTCGCGGGCGAATGGCTGCCGCATGCGCGTGTGCTCGCCTCGGTGGAGCAATTGAAGTTTCTCGCGCCGGTGCCGCCGGGCGCGCTGCTCGGGCTCGCGCTCACGCACGACGCGGCGCGCCGCCGCGTGACGTTCGCGTGGCGGCTGGGCGCGCGCGACTGCGCCTCGGGCGTGTTCGTGTACCGGGAGGCCGCGTGA
- a CDS encoding glycosyltransferase family 2 protein, with protein MSLAACIVVPIYNHKDAIGGTVANLVVHGLPLIVVDDGSDAATQQVLAQLARRYAGQLTLLRRPENGGKGAAVMAGLRAARDAGYTHALQIDADGQHDAADVPRFLHAAQANPRAVVIGRPIYDESVPKARLYGRYLTHVWVWIETLSFTIRDSMCGFRLYPLDLACALIDRVKLPERMDFDIEILVRLHWRRVEFVSIPTAVTYAAGGVSHFDVLWDNVRISRSHTRLVAGMLARLPLLLAHKLLPRARAHGGAPWWRTAERGSRLGMQLLALSCRVFGRRFTALWLHPIVAYFLLTGRPAREASRRYFERLRQAAPEPRTPRPGWLTAYRHMLAFAQSGFDKLAAWSGRVEPSDVCIDDATAFDALVASGRGALVIGSHHGNLEMARALAVRGAHTKVTAIVYTGHAKRFNSVLAGAHRDFAQHLMEVSDFGPQTALMMQERIERGELLVIVGDRTPASESGRTTEARFLGATAAFAQGPYVLAHALACPVYLLFCLKERGGYRLYFEPFAERIELPRRARAEHIAAWAQRFAARLEHYCRKAPYQWFNFYDFWARPNGNPSGNPSGSAHGRT; from the coding sequence GTGAGTCTCGCCGCCTGCATCGTCGTGCCGATTTACAACCACAAGGACGCGATTGGCGGCACCGTGGCGAATCTCGTCGTGCACGGCTTGCCGCTCATCGTCGTGGACGACGGCAGCGACGCGGCCACCCAGCAGGTGCTCGCGCAACTCGCGCGGCGTTACGCGGGCCAACTCACGCTGCTGCGCCGGCCCGAAAACGGCGGCAAGGGCGCGGCCGTGATGGCGGGGCTGCGCGCGGCGCGCGACGCGGGCTACACGCACGCCTTGCAGATCGACGCGGACGGTCAGCACGACGCCGCCGACGTGCCGCGCTTCCTGCACGCCGCGCAAGCGAACCCGCGGGCGGTCGTGATCGGCCGGCCCATTTACGACGAGAGCGTGCCGAAGGCGCGTCTCTACGGCCGCTATCTGACGCACGTCTGGGTCTGGATCGAAACGCTCTCGTTCACGATTCGCGATTCGATGTGCGGGTTCCGGCTGTACCCGCTCGATCTCGCCTGTGCGCTGATCGACCGCGTGAAGCTGCCCGAACGCATGGATTTCGACATCGAGATCCTCGTGCGTCTGCATTGGCGCCGCGTCGAGTTCGTGTCGATCCCGACGGCCGTCACCTATGCCGCCGGAGGCGTGTCGCATTTCGACGTGCTGTGGGACAACGTGCGCATCAGCCGCAGTCATACGCGGCTCGTGGCGGGCATGCTGGCGCGCTTGCCGCTGCTGCTCGCGCACAAGCTGCTGCCGCGCGCACGGGCGCACGGCGGCGCGCCCTGGTGGCGCACGGCGGAGCGGGGCAGCCGCCTCGGCATGCAGTTGCTCGCACTGAGTTGCCGTGTGTTCGGGCGGCGTTTCACGGCGCTCTGGCTGCACCCGATCGTCGCGTACTTCCTGCTCACGGGGCGGCCCGCGCGCGAGGCGTCGCGGCGTTATTTCGAGCGCTTGCGGCAGGCGGCGCCCGAGCCGCGCACGCCGCGCCCCGGCTGGCTCACCGCGTATCGCCATATGCTGGCGTTCGCGCAATCGGGTTTCGACAAACTCGCCGCCTGGTCCGGCCGTGTCGAGCCGTCCGACGTGTGTATCGACGACGCCACGGCCTTCGACGCGCTGGTCGCGAGCGGCCGCGGCGCGCTCGTGATCGGTTCGCATCACGGCAATCTGGAAATGGCGCGCGCGCTCGCCGTGCGCGGCGCGCACACCAAGGTCACGGCCATCGTCTACACCGGGCACGCGAAGCGCTTCAACAGCGTGCTGGCGGGCGCGCACCGCGACTTCGCGCAGCATTTGATGGAAGTGAGCGACTTCGGCCCGCAAACGGCGCTGATGATGCAGGAGCGCATCGAGCGCGGCGAATTGCTCGTGATCGTCGGCGACCGCACGCCCGCGAGCGAAAGCGGGCGCACGACCGAGGCGCGTTTCCTCGGCGCGACCGCCGCGTTCGCGCAAGGTCCGTACGTGCTGGCGCATGCGCTCGCGTGTCCCGTTTATCTGCTGTTCTGCCTGAAGGAGCGCGGCGGCTACCGGCTGTATTTCGAACCGTTCGCCGAGCGCATCGAGTTGCCGCGGCGCGCGCGCGCCGAGCATATCGCGGCGTGGGCGCAGCGCTTCGCGGCGCGTCTCGAACACTATTGCCGCAAGGCGCCTTACCAATGGTTCAACTTCTACGACTTCTGGGCGCGTCCCAATGGAAATCCCAGCGGAAACCCCAGCGGGAGCGCCCATGGCCGAACGTGA
- a CDS encoding acyl-CoA thioesterase, with the protein MSGARMPAAVLSASARVEVPFHDVDAMNVCWHGHYLKYFEFGRAALLRKFDYDYREMQASGYLWPVVEAHLKYVRSAVYGQQLEVCAHLLEFENRLKIGYEIVDVASRTRLTKGYTIQVAVHAGTQELQFVSPPIVIDNIERARARDGERACAS; encoded by the coding sequence ATGAGCGGCGCACGCATGCCAGCTGCCGTGTTGAGCGCGAGTGCACGGGTCGAAGTGCCGTTCCACGACGTGGACGCCATGAACGTCTGCTGGCACGGCCATTACCTGAAGTATTTCGAATTCGGCCGCGCGGCGCTGCTGCGCAAATTCGATTACGACTATCGCGAGATGCAGGCGTCGGGCTATCTCTGGCCGGTGGTGGAGGCGCATCTGAAATATGTGCGTTCCGCCGTCTACGGCCAGCAGCTGGAGGTGTGCGCGCATCTGCTCGAATTCGAAAATCGCCTGAAGATCGGCTATGAAATCGTCGATGTCGCGTCGCGCACGCGACTCACCAAGGGCTACACGATCCAGGTCGCGGTGCACGCGGGCACGCAGGAACTCCAGTTCGTTTCGCCGCCCATCGTGATCGACAACATCGAGCGCGCTCGCGCGCGCGACGGGGAGCGCGCATGCGCAAGTTGA
- a CDS encoding acyl carrier protein has product MNQAEILERIREIFQENFEIEPSRVTPEAHLFEELDLDSIDAVDLAIKLQELTGRRIKPEEFKSVRTVGDVIAAVESLLAPQA; this is encoded by the coding sequence ATGAACCAGGCAGAAATTCTCGAGCGTATTCGCGAGATCTTCCAGGAGAACTTCGAGATCGAACCGTCGCGCGTCACACCCGAGGCGCATCTGTTCGAGGAACTGGATCTCGACAGCATCGACGCGGTCGACCTCGCCATCAAGCTCCAGGAGCTCACCGGCCGCCGCATCAAGCCCGAAGAGTTCAAGTCGGTGCGCACGGTGGGCGACGTGATCGCCGCCGTCGAGTCGCTGCTCGCGCCGCAGGCTTGA
- a CDS encoding LolA family protein — protein MRKLKRVASKLATVPVVVPARVPALIPALVPTLIPALVLSLVLAAHSPAVAAAAPAPTNAATASDAALVSQIAAHLGRAQGVRARFTQTQTLAAMKAPLVSTGALLFYRERGVIWQIDTPYRKTWVMSDSGIVTVDAQGHRVANGSAQGARGAAEIAKTMRAMLGGDLSALYSQFEVEASGTPSQWQLHLTPRQPQIAQSLRTIEMTGGDFLRSLRITFANGDTTQYEFSGSAAVTALTPADQSLFGTAQ, from the coding sequence ATGCGCAAGTTGAAACGAGTCGCCTCGAAGCTGGCGACGGTGCCTGTCGTGGTTCCCGCGCGGGTCCCGGCGTTGATTCCCGCTCTGGTCCCGACGTTGATTCCCGCGTTGGTCCTCTCGCTGGTGCTTGCCGCCCATTCGCCCGCCGTGGCCGCCGCAGCGCCCGCGCCGACGAACGCCGCCACCGCGAGCGACGCCGCGCTGGTCTCGCAGATCGCCGCGCATCTCGGTCGCGCGCAGGGCGTGCGCGCCCGCTTCACGCAAACGCAAACGCTCGCCGCGATGAAGGCGCCGCTCGTGAGCACTGGCGCGCTGCTGTTCTACCGCGAGCGCGGCGTGATCTGGCAGATCGACACGCCGTACCGGAAGACGTGGGTGATGAGCGACAGCGGCATCGTCACCGTCGACGCGCAGGGCCATCGTGTGGCGAACGGCTCGGCGCAAGGCGCGCGCGGCGCCGCCGAGATAGCGAAGACGATGCGCGCGATGCTCGGTGGCGACCTGAGCGCGCTCTACTCGCAATTCGAGGTCGAGGCGAGCGGCACGCCTTCACAGTGGCAGCTGCATCTCACGCCGCGCCAGCCGCAGATCGCGCAGTCGCTGCGCACGATCGAGATGACGGGCGGCGACTTTCTGCGCAGCCTGCGCATCACGTTCGCGAACGGCGACACCACGCAATACGAGTTCAGCGGCAGCGCGGCCGTGACGGCGCTCACGCCCGCCGACCAGTCGCTCTTCGGAACGGCGCAGTGA
- a CDS encoding COG4648 family protein, whose product MTAGSGREATAPAANVDAAANACVRNKARRWLGVFANLAYPVVILGAWRWHSPRFVGLMLLALLWTQRVAGTGALAASLRKLSKVDWAVALTLSATSFAIVLTNSATLMRLYPSLVNVGLLVAFGSTLRHGPSMIEKFARLTYVDPPAHVVRYTRRVTQCWCGFFALNGVFSAWTALRWHDEAWSLYNGAIAYVVIGALIAGEFVWRRWVVLPRAAARGEAA is encoded by the coding sequence GTGACGGCCGGTTCCGGGCGCGAAGCAACGGCGCCGGCGGCGAATGTCGACGCCGCCGCCAACGCGTGCGTGCGCAACAAGGCGCGCCGCTGGCTTGGCGTGTTCGCGAACCTCGCGTATCCGGTGGTCATTCTCGGCGCGTGGCGCTGGCATTCGCCGCGCTTTGTCGGCCTGATGCTGCTCGCGCTGCTCTGGACCCAACGCGTGGCGGGCACGGGCGCGCTGGCGGCCTCGTTGCGCAAGCTGTCGAAGGTGGACTGGGCGGTCGCGCTCACACTCAGCGCCACGTCGTTCGCCATCGTGCTCACCAACAGCGCGACGCTCATGCGGCTCTATCCGTCGCTCGTGAATGTCGGGCTGCTCGTGGCGTTCGGTTCGACCTTGCGGCACGGCCCGTCGATGATCGAGAAATTCGCGCGGCTGACCTACGTCGATCCGCCCGCGCATGTCGTGCGCTACACGCGGCGCGTCACGCAGTGCTGGTGCGGCTTCTTCGCGCTGAACGGCGTGTTTTCCGCGTGGACGGCGCTGCGCTGGCACGACGAGGCGTGGTCGCTCTATAACGGCGCGATCGCCTATGTCGTGATTGGTGCGCTGATCGCCGGCGAATTCGTCTGGCGCCGCTGGGTCGTGCTGCCGCGTGCCGCCGCGCGCGGGGAGGCGGCATGA
- a CDS encoding lysophospholipid acyltransferase family protein, whose protein sequence is MRARLDYGWRLFATALSFTVFGICGLLFSVIAFPLAALWPHRASRQRAVTALIHSFFRALVAALQRMGVMELEVAGASALRARTPVIVVANHPTYLDVVVLLSLKPAACCVVKNAHWSNPCLWGIVRAAEYVSNAEATGFVQDCARQLANGYSMIIFPEGSRSPAANRLHAFSRGFAHTALEAGVPILPVLLHCDPPAFTRQMRWYHVPQRRFRISVNVLEPVGVSPLAPRDMPSALAARNVTRAIEAHITQYLFDYGFFKTGN, encoded by the coding sequence ATGCGGGCACGGCTTGATTACGGCTGGCGCCTCTTCGCCACGGCGCTCAGCTTCACGGTATTCGGCATTTGCGGGCTGCTGTTCTCCGTGATCGCGTTTCCGCTCGCGGCGCTCTGGCCGCATCGCGCTTCGCGGCAACGCGCCGTCACCGCGCTCATCCACAGTTTCTTTCGCGCGCTCGTCGCGGCCTTGCAACGCATGGGCGTGATGGAACTGGAGGTGGCCGGCGCCAGCGCGTTGCGCGCGCGCACGCCCGTGATCGTCGTCGCCAATCATCCGACCTATCTCGACGTGGTCGTGCTGCTGTCGCTCAAGCCGGCCGCCTGCTGCGTGGTCAAGAACGCGCACTGGAGCAATCCTTGCCTCTGGGGCATCGTGCGCGCGGCCGAATACGTGAGCAACGCCGAAGCCACGGGCTTCGTGCAGGACTGCGCGCGCCAGCTCGCGAACGGCTACAGCATGATCATTTTTCCCGAAGGCTCGCGCAGCCCTGCAGCGAACCGCTTGCACGCGTTTTCGCGCGGCTTCGCGCATACGGCGCTGGAAGCCGGCGTGCCGATCTTGCCCGTGCTGCTGCACTGCGATCCGCCGGCCTTCACGCGGCAGATGCGCTGGTATCACGTGCCGCAGCGGCGCTTTCGCATCAGCGTCAACGTGCTGGAGCCGGTTGGCGTGAGTCCGCTCGCCCCGCGCGACATGCCTTCCGCGCTGGCCGCGCGCAACGTCACGCGCGCCATCGAAGCCCACATTACGCAGTACCTGTTCGACTATGGATTCTTTAAGACTGGAAATTAA
- a CDS encoding MMPL family transporter, whose translation MTTPDLRFASVAWRQWTLRAAWLLLALAAALYCAWRFAGPTPLQTNLLALLPPTEADPVAEEAVDQLARVLGNRAVLLVSSRDAAHAKAAARQLGDTLTASRAFASVTARLPPFDPGRITRFYLPYRFHLLTARDRATLAGSANDPTALHDALAERLYGLPNAGLATSLAEDPFGWLQHWLGALPLAASNLGIEDDLLVAHRGAITSVLVVGTLPGSAYESDVQRGVLRALAHGEAALHAAWPDVSVARTGAVFYAEAARRASERDVHRIGVVSAVGISLLMLWIFRSPRLIVFGLLSTALGILCALAATLLVFGKLHLLTLVFGASLIGEAVDYSIQYFVVYLGARERWAPWRGAREVLPALAVALGTSLLGYAILTFAPFPALKQIACFAIVGIFTAFASVLSLLPSLMTRPARRSPRGLFAVAATSLAKWHAVIGGRRAWGVGLALVIVAVPGWLQLRSDDDIHLLIQRDPSLVAQERAVSAAVGADNSAQFFVVRGATPEDVLERAEALGARLGALQGEAALSGWQSVTSFVPSVRQQQADHALLAARVFADPARLRALLGEAGFRDDVAQAWPAAWAQSGAAVLHVDDWLREPWSQPFRHLWLGRSSSTPGAFAAVVLPQGVSSANEAALAALARTLPGVSFVDKAASVSRLFGAYRQDGAIWLAGALALVLALLMLRYGWRAAFAVALPVCLAIGVTLAVFGYAQVRINLFNLLALMLVLGVGANYAVFLREGALRAAADIGAVWTGVLLSAATTLLSFGMLGMSSMPALKSFGATLSLGIMVAVLLAPIGMSAGMLPAQGRKT comes from the coding sequence GTGACGACGCCCGATCTGCGGTTCGCGAGCGTGGCGTGGCGTCAATGGACGCTGCGCGCGGCATGGCTGCTGCTCGCGCTCGCCGCGGCGCTGTATTGCGCATGGCGCTTCGCCGGGCCCACGCCGCTGCAGACGAATCTGCTCGCGCTGTTGCCGCCGACCGAGGCCGACCCGGTGGCGGAAGAGGCCGTCGATCAACTCGCGCGCGTGCTCGGCAATCGCGCGGTGCTGCTCGTGTCGAGCCGCGACGCGGCGCACGCGAAGGCGGCCGCCCGGCAGTTGGGCGACACGTTGACCGCGAGCCGCGCCTTCGCTTCGGTGACCGCGCGCTTGCCGCCGTTCGATCCCGGCAGGATCACGCGCTTCTATCTGCCATACCGCTTCCACCTGCTGACGGCGCGCGATCGCGCGACGCTCGCGGGCAGCGCGAACGACCCCACGGCGTTGCACGACGCGCTCGCCGAACGGCTTTACGGGCTGCCGAACGCGGGCCTCGCCACCTCGCTCGCCGAGGATCCGTTCGGCTGGCTCCAGCACTGGCTCGGTGCGCTGCCGCTGGCCGCGTCGAATCTCGGTATCGAAGACGACTTGCTGGTGGCGCATCGCGGCGCCATCACGAGCGTGCTCGTGGTCGGCACGCTGCCCGGCTCGGCGTACGAGTCGGACGTCCAGCGCGGCGTGCTGCGCGCGCTCGCGCACGGCGAGGCGGCGCTCCATGCGGCATGGCCGGACGTGAGCGTGGCGCGCACGGGCGCCGTGTTCTACGCCGAAGCCGCGCGCCGCGCCTCGGAGCGCGACGTGCATCGCATCGGCGTGGTGTCGGCGGTGGGTATCTCGCTGCTCATGCTGTGGATCTTCCGTTCGCCGCGCCTGATCGTGTTCGGTTTGCTTTCGACGGCGCTCGGCATTCTGTGCGCGCTGGCCGCGACGCTGCTCGTGTTCGGCAAGCTCCATTTGCTCACATTGGTGTTCGGCGCGAGCCTGATTGGCGAAGCGGTCGACTATTCGATCCAGTATTTTGTGGTGTATCTCGGCGCGCGCGAGCGCTGGGCGCCGTGGCGCGGCGCGCGCGAGGTGCTGCCCGCGCTGGCCGTGGCGCTCGGCACGAGTCTGCTGGGTTACGCCATCCTGACCTTCGCGCCGTTTCCCGCGCTCAAGCAGATCGCCTGCTTCGCGATCGTCGGCATCTTCACGGCCTTTGCTTCGGTGCTCAGCCTGCTGCCGAGCCTCATGACGCGGCCCGCGCGCCGCAGCCCGCGCGGGCTGTTCGCGGTCGCGGCAACGTCGCTCGCCAAATGGCACGCGGTGATCGGGGGCCGGCGCGCATGGGGCGTCGGGCTGGCGCTCGTGATCGTCGCCGTGCCGGGCTGGCTGCAACTGCGCAGCGACGACGACATCCATCTGCTGATCCAGCGCGATCCTTCGCTGGTGGCGCAGGAACGCGCGGTGAGTGCCGCCGTGGGCGCCGACAACAGCGCGCAGTTCTTCGTGGTGCGCGGCGCGACGCCGGAAGACGTGCTGGAGCGCGCCGAAGCGCTGGGGGCGCGACTCGGCGCGCTGCAAGGCGAGGCGGCGCTGAGCGGCTGGCAGTCGGTCACGTCGTTCGTGCCCTCGGTGCGGCAGCAGCAAGCCGACCACGCGCTGCTGGCCGCGCGCGTGTTCGCTGATCCCGCGCGACTGCGCGCGCTGCTCGGCGAAGCCGGCTTTCGCGACGACGTCGCGCAGGCGTGGCCCGCCGCCTGGGCGCAATCGGGCGCGGCCGTGCTGCACGTCGACGACTGGCTGCGCGAGCCGTGGTCGCAGCCGTTCCGCCATTTGTGGCTCGGCCGCTCGTCGAGCACGCCGGGCGCGTTCGCGGCGGTGGTGTTGCCGCAAGGCGTGTCGAGCGCCAACGAAGCGGCGCTGGCCGCGCTCGCGAGAACGCTGCCCGGCGTGAGTTTCGTCGACAAGGCGGCGAGCGTGTCGCGGCTGTTCGGCGCTTACCGGCAAGACGGCGCGATCTGGCTCGCCGGTGCGCTCGCGCTCGTGCTGGCGCTGCTGATGCTGCGCTACGGCTGGCGCGCGGCGTTCGCGGTCGCGCTGCCCGTGTGTCTCGCGATCGGCGTGACGCTCGCCGTGTTCGGCTATGCGCAGGTGCGCATCAATCTGTTCAATCTGCTCGCGCTGATGCTCGTGCTGGGCGTGGGCGCCAACTACGCGGTGTTCCTGCGCGAAGGCGCTCTGCGCGCCGCCGCCGATATCGGCGCGGTGTGGACGGGCGTGCTGCTTTCGGCGGCCACCACGCTGCTCTCGTTCGGCATGCTCGGCATGAGTTCGATGCCCGCGCTCAAGAGCTTCGGCGCGACGCTGTCGCTCGGCATCATGGTGGCGGTCCTGCTCGCGCC